The following are encoded together in the Parabacteroides chongii genome:
- a CDS encoding beta-glucosidase family protein, producing the protein MKMKLIGFTAAAMVASVSVSAKVPKLKVNNIDAVIKAMTIEEKADLIVGARMYHQDENAAPHIKESWKVVPGAAGRINPVPRVGIPCVVLSDGPAGCGILPVEGEENYFCTHFPIETLLSSTWDVDLVRNVGEVIGNEAKEYGVDVLLAPAINIHRHPLCGRNFEYFSEDPLLAGKMAVAYVDGVQSNDIGTSVKHFAVNNQETNRMNNNAIVSPRALREIYLKAFEIVVKESQPWTIMSSYNRINDVYASESPELITTILRDEWGYKGTVMTDWWGGADGAAQMIAGNDMIEPGTKEQAAHIIEGVKNGTLDEAVVDRNVRRILELVVRTPRFKGYKYSNNPDMKAHATVTRQSATEGMVLLKNEKQALPLSPKDKNIALFGAVSYNFFSGGTGSGDINRPYVVSLLDGLKNQQIVVDDNIKAIYQAYNRPQEQGEQMRINEMPMDTAIIKYAAKNNDMAIITFGRISGEYIDRVSSDFFLSDTERELVKNVTRIFHEANKKVAVVLNVGGVIETQSWKEMPDAILLSWQAGQEGGNSVADILTGHANPSGKLPMTFPVTLSDHWSSLNFPIDQKIDRRWSVKTGLTHETKNVDYTIYDEGIYVGYRWFDTRNLQVSYPFGYGLSYTTFEYGKPSVKQDNGKVIVEVTVKNTGKVAGKEAVQLYVEAPAGKLDKPVHELKAFGKTKMLQPGESQVITLAVHTDDLASFDEDACAWVTDGGRYKFVVAASSRDPRGDVMVDVSPSTRKVNNVLNLPAAFKK; encoded by the coding sequence ATAAAAATGAAACTAATAGGTTTTACGGCAGCAGCTATGGTTGCTTCTGTTTCCGTTAGTGCCAAGGTTCCCAAATTGAAAGTAAACAATATCGACGCGGTTATCAAAGCGATGACCATCGAAGAGAAAGCAGACCTGATCGTCGGAGCCCGTATGTATCATCAGGATGAAAATGCGGCACCTCATATTAAAGAGTCCTGGAAAGTAGTACCCGGTGCTGCCGGACGCATTAACCCGGTTCCCCGTGTCGGAATCCCTTGTGTGGTTCTTTCGGACGGACCAGCCGGTTGTGGCATTTTGCCGGTCGAAGGGGAGGAAAATTATTTCTGTACCCACTTCCCTATCGAGACTTTACTGTCTTCAACCTGGGATGTCGACCTGGTCAGGAATGTAGGGGAAGTGATCGGCAACGAAGCGAAGGAATATGGGGTAGACGTGCTGTTGGCTCCTGCCATCAACATTCATCGCCATCCGTTGTGCGGTCGTAACTTCGAATATTTCAGTGAAGATCCATTGCTGGCGGGAAAGATGGCTGTAGCCTATGTAGACGGGGTACAAAGCAACGACATAGGAACTTCTGTAAAACATTTTGCTGTCAATAACCAGGAAACCAACCGTATGAACAACAATGCTATCGTCTCACCCCGGGCACTGCGTGAGATCTATCTGAAAGCCTTCGAGATCGTAGTCAAGGAGAGCCAGCCCTGGACCATCATGAGTTCGTATAATCGTATCAACGATGTATATGCCTCGGAAAGCCCGGAGTTGATCACAACTATACTTCGTGACGAATGGGGATATAAAGGTACGGTGATGACCGACTGGTGGGGAGGAGCCGACGGAGCAGCCCAGATGATTGCCGGAAACGATATGATCGAACCGGGCACAAAAGAACAGGCAGCCCACATCATAGAAGGAGTAAAAAACGGTACGCTCGATGAAGCCGTAGTCGACCGCAATGTCAGGCGCATCCTGGAGTTGGTGGTCAGAACTCCCCGTTTCAAAGGTTATAAATATTCCAATAATCCCGACATGAAAGCTCATGCCACCGTTACCCGGCAGTCGGCCACCGAGGGTATGGTTCTTTTGAAGAATGAAAAGCAGGCTCTTCCCTTGTCTCCGAAAGATAAGAACATTGCATTGTTCGGCGCTGTTTCTTATAATTTTTTCTCAGGCGGTACGGGTTCGGGTGATATCAATCGTCCTTATGTAGTGTCGCTGCTAGACGGATTGAAAAATCAACAGATCGTTGTCGACGATAATATCAAAGCGATCTATCAGGCTTACAACAGACCTCAAGAGCAAGGGGAACAAATGCGTATCAACGAGATGCCGATGGATACAGCTATCATCAAGTATGCCGCAAAGAACAATGACATGGCTATCATCACATTCGGCCGTATCTCCGGCGAATATATCGATCGTGTTTCTTCCGACTTCTTCTTGTCGGACACTGAACGGGAATTAGTGAAAAATGTTACCCGTATCTTCCACGAGGCCAATAAGAAGGTCGCTGTCGTACTCAATGTTGGCGGTGTGATCGAGACTCAAAGCTGGAAAGAGATGCCCGACGCAATCCTGCTGTCATGGCAGGCCGGACAGGAAGGTGGAAACTCCGTTGCCGATATCCTTACCGGCCACGCCAATCCTTCCGGTAAGCTTCCTATGACCTTCCCGGTAACTTTGAGTGACCACTGGAGCTCGTTGAATTTCCCGATCGACCAGAAGATCGACCGCCGCTGGTCGGTTAAGACGGGACTAACCCACGAAACCAAAAATGTAGACTATACCATCTACGACGAAGGTATCTATGTCGGTTACCGCTGGTTCGACACTCGGAACCTGCAAGTGAGCTATCCTTTCGGCTACGGTTTGAGCTACACGACTTTTGAATATGGTAAGCCTTCGGTGAAACAGGACAATGGAAAAGTAATCGTTGAAGTAACGGTAAAGAACACAGGGAAAGTTGCCGGAAAAGAAGCGGTTCAACTCTATGTAGAGGCTCCCGCCGGAAAATTGGACAAACCTGTTCACGAGCTCAAAGCATTCGGTAAAACCAAGATGTTACAACCCGGAGAAAGTCAGGTAATAACACTCGCTGTCCATACAGACGACCTGGCTTCGTTCGACGAAGATGCCTGCGCCTGGGTAACCGATGGCGGTAGATATAAGTTTGTCGTAGCTGCCTCGTCACGCGATCCACGCGGCGATGTGATGGTCGATGTCAGTCCTTCGACACGCAAGGTTAACAATGTACTCAATCTACCTGCTGCATTTAAAAAGTGA
- the hemN gene encoding oxygen-independent coproporphyrinogen III oxidase — protein sequence MIQNLLQKYNVPVPRYTSYPPANYFTDTFTNTDYEAAIEASNTASPGHISFYVHIPFCRHLCHYCGCNSFAMMNRSVVERYIEALHVEIDKVKERLAPGRKISQIHYGGGSPTAMPVYVLKELNDHLLAGFETIDQPEIAVECHPGYLDEEYWQYLTEAGFNRFSLGVQDFNEKVLKTVNRRPALLPVEMIFRILRSKGARINMDFIYGLPFQTAESFSETITRAAVLQPDRLVTFSYAHVPWVNRQQLILEKAGLPASEEKSRMFEAAKEILGGTGYKTIGLDHFVLEDDELYTARQNGQLHRNFQGYCTRRTTGQVYAFGVTGISQLSSAYTQNSKDIHRYIEQIEDGSFAIAKGYTLSRDEQITREAIETLMCNYTLNWQDVATRLSCPVDEVKAATAYDEKRMREFAGDGLIEYDDDHIRMTSEGALFVRNVAASLDKLMLHSNKSFSKPV from the coding sequence ATGATACAAAACTTATTACAAAAATACAATGTGCCGGTTCCGAGGTATACCAGCTATCCGCCGGCCAATTATTTTACGGATACATTTACAAATACAGATTATGAAGCTGCCATAGAAGCCTCCAATACTGCCAGTCCCGGACATATCTCTTTCTATGTACATATTCCTTTCTGCCGTCATCTTTGTCATTATTGCGGATGCAATTCGTTTGCAATGATGAACCGGAGTGTGGTGGAACGTTATATAGAAGCCCTACATGTGGAGATCGATAAAGTGAAAGAACGGCTGGCTCCGGGACGAAAAATATCCCAGATACATTATGGCGGAGGAAGCCCTACGGCCATGCCGGTATATGTTTTGAAAGAACTGAACGACCATCTGTTGGCCGGTTTTGAAACGATCGATCAGCCGGAAATAGCCGTGGAATGCCATCCCGGATACCTGGATGAAGAATATTGGCAATACCTGACCGAAGCCGGTTTCAACCGCTTTAGCCTGGGTGTTCAGGATTTCAATGAAAAGGTATTGAAGACAGTAAACCGTCGTCCGGCTTTACTGCCGGTTGAAATGATCTTCCGGATCCTTCGCAGCAAAGGAGCACGTATCAATATGGATTTTATTTACGGATTGCCTTTCCAGACAGCCGAAAGCTTTTCCGAAACCATTACCCGGGCAGCCGTTTTACAGCCGGATCGTTTGGTTACTTTTTCTTATGCGCATGTCCCCTGGGTCAACCGGCAACAGCTGATCCTGGAAAAAGCCGGCCTTCCCGCCAGTGAGGAAAAGAGCCGTATGTTTGAAGCTGCGAAAGAAATATTGGGCGGTACCGGTTATAAAACCATCGGTCTGGATCATTTTGTACTTGAAGACGACGAATTGTATACCGCCCGGCAAAACGGACAGCTGCACCGTAACTTTCAGGGCTATTGTACCCGTCGTACGACAGGGCAGGTGTATGCTTTCGGTGTGACGGGCATAAGCCAGCTGAGTTCCGCTTATACGCAGAACAGTAAAGATATTCACCGATATATCGAACAGATCGAAGACGGTTCGTTTGCCATAGCAAAAGGATATACATTAAGCCGCGACGAACAGATCACCCGCGAAGCGATCGAAACGCTGATGTGTAACTATACATTGAACTGGCAGGATGTGGCTACCCGCCTGTCTTGCCCTGTTGATGAGGTAAAAGCGGCAACAGCTTATGATGAAAAACGTATGCGGGAGTTTGCCGGGGACGGTTTGATCGAATATGACGATGATCATATCCGCATGACTTCCGAAGGCGCTCTTTTTGTTCGTAACGTGGCGGCATCGTTGGATAAACTGATGCTTCATTCTAATAAATCATTTTCTAAACCAGTCTGA
- a CDS encoding DUF2007 domain-containing protein has protein sequence MDKMVEIARFQYPAEAQTLIALLKSEGIECYLRNEYTSQLYACYVDVGGARVEILESDVPEALEVMKAGGYDIPEEDEEAEQIQVVAGWARHIPFLRNYTLEKQIVILFGVIAVFLVLLIFLGSQLSSN, from the coding sequence ATGGATAAGATGGTCGAGATTGCACGGTTTCAATACCCGGCCGAGGCACAAACGTTGATAGCGTTGCTCAAATCGGAAGGGATCGAGTGTTATCTGCGAAACGAATACACGAGTCAGTTATATGCCTGCTATGTGGATGTCGGTGGTGCCCGTGTGGAGATACTGGAAAGCGATGTGCCTGAAGCTTTGGAGGTTATGAAAGCCGGTGGGTATGATATCCCGGAGGAAGATGAAGAAGCAGAGCAGATACAGGTCGTCGCCGGTTGGGCTCGTCATATCCCTTTTCTACGTAATTACACGCTGGAAAAGCAAATTGTCATCTTATTTGGTGTTATAGCTGTATTTTTGGTATTATTGATCTTTTTGGGATCACAACTTTCGTCTAACTAA
- a CDS encoding NADP-specific glutamate dehydrogenase gives MKANEVLDNLKRRFPNEPEYHQAVAEVLGTIEEAYNEHPEFEKSNLIERLCIPDRIFSFRVTWVDDKGQVQTNMGYRIQHNNVIGPYKGGIRFHASVNQSILKFLAFEQTFKNSLTTLPMGGGKGGADFSPRGKSNAEIMRFCQAFVMELWRHIGPDTDVPAGDIGVGGREVAYMYGMYKKLARENTGTFTGKGIEFGGSLIRPEATGYGNVYFLLEMLNTRNIDIKGKVVAVSGSGNVAQYTVEKLIELGAKPVTMSDSDGYIYDPDGIDREKLDYIMELKNLYRGRIREYAEKYGCKYVQGGRPWGEKCDIAMPSATQNELNGDDAKTLLANGCFAVSEGANMPSTPEAIDAFLESKILYAPGKAANAGGVSVSGLEMTQNAMKLSWTREEVDEKLKGIMKSIHEQCVKYGTQADGTVNYVKGANVAGFMKVAKAMMAQGIL, from the coding sequence ATGAAGGCAAATGAAGTTTTAGACAACTTAAAAAGAAGATTTCCTAACGAACCCGAGTATCATCAGGCAGTTGCTGAAGTTTTAGGCACCATTGAAGAGGCCTATAACGAACATCCTGAATTTGAAAAAAGCAACCTGATCGAGCGCCTCTGTATTCCTGATCGTATTTTCTCATTCCGTGTAACATGGGTGGACGATAAAGGACAGGTACAGACAAACATGGGGTATCGTATCCAGCATAACAACGTGATCGGTCCGTACAAAGGCGGTATCCGTTTCCATGCTTCGGTAAATCAGTCTATCCTTAAGTTTCTGGCTTTCGAACAGACTTTCAAGAACTCTCTGACTACACTGCCGATGGGTGGTGGTAAAGGTGGTGCCGACTTCAGCCCGCGCGGCAAGTCAAACGCTGAGATCATGCGTTTCTGCCAGGCATTCGTAATGGAATTGTGGCGCCATATTGGTCCTGACACAGATGTTCCTGCCGGTGATATCGGTGTTGGCGGACGTGAAGTGGCTTATATGTATGGTATGTACAAAAAGCTGGCTCGCGAAAACACAGGTACATTCACTGGTAAAGGTATCGAATTTGGTGGTTCACTGATCCGTCCGGAAGCAACTGGTTACGGTAACGTTTACTTCCTGCTGGAAATGCTGAATACTCGTAATATCGATATCAAAGGTAAAGTGGTAGCCGTGTCTGGTTCAGGTAATGTTGCTCAGTATACAGTTGAAAAGCTGATCGAACTGGGAGCTAAGCCGGTTACAATGTCTGACTCCGACGGTTACATCTATGATCCGGACGGCATCGACCGTGAAAAACTGGATTATATCATGGAACTGAAGAATCTGTACCGCGGACGTATTCGTGAATATGCAGAAAAATATGGTTGTAAATATGTACAGGGTGGCCGTCCTTGGGGTGAAAAATGCGATATTGCCATGCCGAGTGCTACTCAGAACGAATTGAATGGTGACGATGCCAAGACTTTACTGGCAAACGGATGTTTCGCTGTATCGGAAGGAGCAAACATGCCTTCTACTCCGGAAGCGATCGATGCATTCCTGGAATCTAAGATCCTGTATGCTCCGGGTAAGGCTGCTAATGCCGGTGGTGTTTCTGTATCGGGTCTGGAAATGACTCAGAATGCCATGAAACTGAGCTGGACAAGAGAAGAAGTAGACGAAAAACTGAAAGGTATCATGAAGTCTATCCACGAACAGTGTGTGAAATACGGAACACAGGCCGACGGTACTGTAAACTATGTGAAGGGTGCAAACGTTGCCGGCTTCATGAAGGTTGCAAAAGCAATGATGGCTCAAGGTATCCTATAA
- the hemG gene encoding protoporphyrinogen oxidase translates to MEQHTTDILIIGAGLTGLTTAFHLVRGGKQVHILECNDRIGGQIHTFREDGFIFESGPNTGVVSYPEVAELFSALSPTCELETAHEEAKRRLIWKGDSFRALPSGLFSAVTTPLFTLGDKFRILGEPFRAKGTNPDESVGELAARRLGKSFLNYAVDPFLSGVYAGDPLKLVTRYALPKLYNLEQQYGGFIKGTIAKARQPKTDRDRLATKKVFSAVGGLENLVKAMEESIGRRNITVSASGVTIRPSENGWQATYRTSEGEQTLHANKVVTTCGAYTLPELLPFVPREDMDKISNLQYAPVVQVSVGVRNTGQLHFNAFGGLVPSCEKRDVLGILFPAACFDNRAPKEGALFSFFIGGVKRSELTGLTDDELKGLVTHEFHAMLKFPIGMQPDMIRIFRHAHAIPQYELSSGERFATIDKLQTRYPGLILAGNIKGGIGMADRIRQATGIAENLLM, encoded by the coding sequence ATGGAACAGCATACTACGGATATTCTGATCATCGGAGCCGGCCTGACCGGTCTGACTACTGCCTTTCATCTGGTACGGGGTGGAAAACAAGTACATATTTTGGAGTGCAACGACCGGATAGGAGGACAGATACATACGTTTCGGGAAGACGGTTTTATTTTTGAAAGCGGTCCTAATACGGGAGTCGTTTCTTATCCGGAGGTGGCGGAGTTGTTTTCTGCTCTGTCTCCGACCTGTGAGCTGGAGACGGCACACGAGGAAGCCAAGCGTCGCCTGATCTGGAAAGGAGATTCTTTTCGTGCTTTACCTTCAGGCTTGTTCAGTGCCGTGACGACTCCTTTATTTACGTTGGGCGACAAGTTCCGTATCCTGGGAGAACCGTTTCGTGCCAAAGGTACGAATCCGGACGAGTCGGTAGGGGAGTTGGCTGCCCGGCGTTTGGGGAAGTCTTTCCTGAACTATGCGGTCGATCCGTTCTTATCCGGAGTGTATGCCGGGGATCCGCTGAAGCTGGTAACCCGTTATGCTTTGCCTAAATTATACAATCTGGAACAACAATACGGAGGATTTATCAAAGGAACGATTGCCAAAGCCCGGCAACCTAAAACGGACCGCGACCGGTTGGCTACGAAAAAGGTCTTTTCGGCAGTCGGTGGTTTGGAGAATCTGGTAAAGGCAATGGAAGAATCCATCGGCCGCCGGAATATCACGGTATCGGCTTCCGGTGTTACGATTCGTCCGTCGGAGAATGGCTGGCAGGCTACTTACAGGACTTCGGAAGGAGAGCAGACCCTCCATGCCAATAAGGTGGTAACGACCTGTGGTGCTTATACATTACCAGAGCTATTGCCGTTTGTTCCCCGGGAAGATATGGATAAGATCAGTAACCTGCAGTATGCTCCGGTTGTGCAGGTCAGTGTCGGTGTTCGCAATACGGGACAGTTGCATTTTAATGCTTTCGGAGGGCTGGTTCCCTCCTGTGAGAAGCGGGATGTGCTGGGGATTCTTTTCCCGGCAGCTTGTTTTGATAACCGTGCACCGAAAGAAGGGGCTCTCTTCTCTTTCTTTATCGGCGGTGTTAAACGATCAGAGCTGACCGGTTTGACCGATGACGAGTTGAAAGGGCTCGTTACACACGAATTTCATGCCATGTTGAAGTTTCCGATCGGGATGCAACCGGATATGATCCGTATTTTCCGTCATGCACATGCCATTCCGCAATATGAATTAAGTAGTGGTGAACGTTTTGCCACGATCGATAAGTTGCAAACACGCTATCCCGGCTTGATCCTGGCAGGCAATATCAAAGGCGGTATCGGTATGGCGGATCGCATCCGGCAGGCAACAGGTATCGCGGAAAACTTGCTCATGTAA